From one Camarhynchus parvulus chromosome 25, STF_HiC, whole genome shotgun sequence genomic stretch:
- the LOC115913190 gene encoding claw keratin-like — MSFSSQLSSRCSAPCAVSCPQPCADTWNQPCVTSCGDSRAIIHPPPVVITFPGPILSSCPQESIVGSALPAGMERPGGLQGSLVYGGFLSSSRGAWSRGSGGCGPC, encoded by the coding sequence ATGTCCTTctccagccagctcagctcccgCTGCTCCGCGCCCTGCGCCGtgtcctgcccccagccctgcgcCGACACCTGGAACcagccctgtgtcacctcctgcgGGGACTCCCGGGCCATCATCCACCCCCCGCCCGTGGTCATCACCTTCCCGGggcccatcctcagctcctgcccccaggAGAGCATCGTGGGCTCGGCGCTCCCGGCGGGGATGGAGCGCCCCGGGGGCCTGCAGGGCTCCCTGGTCTATGGAGGATTCTTGTCCTCCTCCAGGGGCGCCTGGAGCCGGGGCTCCGGGGGCTGCGGGCCCTGCTGA
- the LOC115913455 gene encoding scale keratin-like, with amino-acid sequence MFSYRQNSSSRCLAPCGISCPQPCADTWNQPCVTSCGDSRAVIHPPPVVITFPGPILASCPQESIVGSSAPSNFLGSGSSYGSYSYGRSYSSYGSSGSCRPC; translated from the coding sequence ATGTTTTCCTACAGACAGAACTCCAGCTCCCGCTGCCTGGCCCCCTGTGGGatctcctgtccccagccctgcgcCGACACCTGGAACcagccctgtgtcacctcctgcgGGGACTCCCGGGCCGTCATCCACCCCCCGCCCGTGGTCATCACCTTCCCGGGGCCCATCCTCGCCTCCTGCCCCCAGGAGAGCATCGTGGGCTCCTCAGCACCCTCAAACTTCCTGGGATCCGGGAGTTCCTACGGCTCCTACAGCTACGGGAGGTCCTACTCTTCCTACGGatcctctgggagctgcagaccGTGCTAA
- the LOC115913189 gene encoding keratin, type I cytoskeletal 9-like: MMSSGCSSPCEVSCPQPYADAWSQPCVTSCGDSRAVVYPPPVVITFPGPILSSCPQESIVGTSFPLGAMGSSGSGGAIGGSYGGGSSSMGGIGGSLGGGSMGGSYGGGSMGGSYGGGSMGGSYGGGSMGGIGGSLGGGSMGGSYGGGSMGGSYGGSRSFGSGGSYGGSRSFGGRRSFGGSSGGGFGGSCGGGSSFGGGSCGGGSYGGGSSSSRRFGGGNCGFYYF, encoded by the coding sequence ATGATGAGCAGCGGCTGCTCGTCCCCGTGCGAGgtgtcctgtccccagccctaCGCAGACgcctggagccagccctgtgtcacctcctgcgGGGACTCCCGGGCCGTGGTCTACCCTCCGCCCGTGGTCATCACCTTCCCAGggcccatcctcagctcctgtccccaggagagCATCGTGGGCACCTCCTTCCCGTTGGGGGCCATGGGATCTTCTGGCTCCGGGGGCGCCATTGGGGGATCCTATggagggggcagcagctccatggggggaattgggggatcCCTTGGAGGTGGCTCCATGGGTGGTTCCTACGGTGGTGGTTCCATGGGTGGATCCTACGGAGGTGGTTCCATGGGTGGTTCCTACGGAGGCGGTTCCATGGGAGGAATTGGGGGATCCCTTGGAGGCGGCTCCATGGGTGGTTCCTACGGTGGTGGTTCCATGGGGGGCTCCTATGGAGGGAGCAGGTCCTTTGGCTCCGGGGGCTCCTATGGGGGGAGCAGGTCCTTTGGGGGCAGAAGATCCTTTGGGGGCTCCTCGGGTGGCGGCTTTGGGGGCTCCTGCGGCGGGGGCAGCTCCTTTGGGGGCGGCTCCTGCGGAGGGGGATCTTACGGagggggcagctccagctccaggaggtTTGGAGGAGGAAACTGCGGCTTCTATTATTTCTGA